One candidate division KSB1 bacterium genomic window carries:
- a CDS encoding element excision factor XisH family protein, whose product MSSRDIYGDAVKNALIKDGWAITEDPLRLAYGGKEVYVDLGAERTIAAEKNGQKIAVEIKSFLGKSDVKDLRDAIGQYVMYRDILLALKSERILYLAVTEDIYRSVFETPFSRLFMEREKLNLIIFDPDQEVIKQWIQQQ is encoded by the coding sequence ATGTCATCGCGTGACATATATGGCGATGCTGTTAAAAACGCGTTAATCAAAGACGGTTGGGCGATTACCGAGGACCCATTAAGGCTTGCGTATGGTGGCAAGGAGGTCTACGTTGACCTTGGAGCAGAGAGAACCATTGCAGCAGAAAAGAACGGCCAAAAAATCGCCGTTGAGATAAAAAGTTTTCTTGGCAAGTCTGATGTGAAAGATTTACGCGACGCCATTGGGCAATACGTCATGTACCGTGACATTCTCCTGGCACTTAAATCTGAAAGAATACTTTATCTGGCAGTGACGGAAGACATATACAGGAGCGTTTTTGAGACACCTTTTAGCCGCCTCTTCATGGAAAGGGAAAAATTAAATCTCATTATCTTTGACCCTGATCAGGAGGTGATTAAACAATGGATACAACAACAGTAG
- the mraY gene encoding phospho-N-acetylmuramoyl-pentapeptide-transferase, producing MLYYLLYPLHKYISGFNLFQYISFRAAFAAITALLISFFVGPRIIGLLREKQIGQEVRTDGPQTHLKKKGTPTMGGLIILAAALLPTLLWAQATIYVVLVVLATLWMGVVGFIDDYLKVVKKWPKGLYGRYKIVGQVSFGLVLGSAIFFAPQFENFATRTTVPFVKNIEFDLGFQLSYPFSFIPYVLIVIFIITATSNSVNLTDGLDGLAVGLVAISATTWAAISYISGNVIFSDYLNIRYLPGAGELTVFCAALGGAALGFLWFNSHPAQVFMGDTGSLALGSALGTIAILLKKELLLVIIGGVFVAETMSVILQVWYFKRTGGKRIFRMAPLHHHFELKGWSEPQVVVRFWIIGILLALFSLTTFKIR from the coding sequence ATGCTCTACTATTTGCTGTATCCGTTGCACAAGTATATCTCCGGCTTCAATCTGTTTCAGTACATTTCGTTTCGCGCGGCGTTTGCGGCGATTACAGCCTTGCTGATCAGTTTTTTTGTCGGCCCGCGCATCATCGGCCTCTTGCGTGAAAAGCAAATCGGCCAGGAAGTTCGCACCGACGGTCCGCAGACGCATTTGAAAAAGAAGGGCACGCCGACCATGGGCGGCTTGATCATTCTCGCCGCGGCGTTGCTGCCGACGCTGCTGTGGGCGCAAGCGACCATCTACGTCGTGCTCGTGGTTTTGGCAACTTTGTGGATGGGCGTGGTCGGCTTCATCGACGATTACTTGAAAGTCGTCAAAAAATGGCCGAAAGGGCTTTACGGCCGCTATAAAATCGTCGGCCAGGTTTCATTCGGCTTGGTTCTCGGCAGCGCCATTTTTTTTGCACCGCAATTTGAAAACTTTGCCACGCGGACGACGGTGCCGTTTGTCAAAAATATCGAGTTCGATTTGGGCTTTCAATTGAGTTATCCGTTCAGTTTTATTCCGTATGTTTTAATTGTGATTTTCATTATTACCGCAACCAGCAACTCGGTGAATCTCACCGACGGCTTGGATGGATTGGCCGTCGGTTTGGTTGCGATCTCCGCCACGACCTGGGCGGCGATCAGCTACATCTCCGGCAACGTTATTTTCAGCGATTATTTGAACATCCGCTACTTGCCTGGCGCCGGTGAGCTCACGGTTTTCTGCGCGGCGCTCGGCGGCGCGGCGCTGGGATTTTTGTGGTTCAATTCCCATCCGGCGCAAGTTTTCATGGGCGATACCGGTTCGTTGGCACTGGGCAGCGCCTTGGGCACGATCGCCATTTTGTTGAAAAAAGAATTGCTGCTGGTCATCATCGGCGGCGTCTTTGTTGCCGAAACCATGTCGGTGATTTTGCAAGTCTGGTATTTCAAGCGCACCGGCGGCAAACGCATTTTTCGCATGGCGCCGCTGCATCATCATTTCGAGCTGAAAGGCTGGAGCGAGCCGCAAGTCGTCGTGCGCTTTTGGATCATCGGCATTCTGCTGGCGTTGTTCAGTTTGACCACATTTAAGATTCGTTAA
- the ftsZ gene encoding cell division protein FtsZ, with amino-acid sequence MNLRLNFDEASLLAARIKVVGVGGAGCNAVNRMINAGLRGVDFVAMNTDMQALETSKSSVRLQIGKTTTRGLGAGADPEIGRKAIEEDREAVADVLGESDMVFVTCGMGGGTGTGAAPIVAEIAKDLGALTVGIVTKPFIFEGNKRMKRAEEGIIELKERVDTLIVIPNQRLLSVVPKGTPLTEAFRQADEVLLHATKGISDLISVPGLINLDFADVKTVMAEMGDALMGAGLASGDERALQAAQRAISSPLLEDVSIAGALGVLVNITGGEDLTLHEVNDATTVVSEAAGADANIIFGAVIDKAMANQIRVTVIATGFHKNGRHAMSTRLPRPTRYFDTALTELDIPAYQRKSSNGGAHNGNGEPIIRPYEEEVVVEPQSVDDYDVPAFLRKRLG; translated from the coding sequence ATGAACCTCCGACTCAATTTTGATGAAGCCAGTTTGCTGGCCGCGCGCATTAAAGTGGTGGGCGTCGGCGGCGCGGGTTGCAACGCGGTCAATCGCATGATCAATGCCGGTTTGCGCGGCGTCGATTTTGTCGCGATGAACACCGACATGCAAGCGCTGGAGACTTCCAAATCCTCGGTGCGCTTGCAAATCGGCAAAACCACCACGCGCGGTCTCGGCGCCGGCGCCGATCCCGAAATCGGCCGCAAAGCCATTGAAGAAGATCGCGAGGCGGTGGCCGACGTGCTGGGCGAGAGTGACATGGTTTTTGTCACCTGCGGCATGGGCGGCGGCACCGGCACCGGTGCGGCGCCGATTGTGGCGGAAATTGCGAAAGATCTCGGCGCGTTGACCGTTGGCATCGTCACCAAGCCGTTTATCTTCGAAGGCAACAAGCGCATGAAGCGCGCCGAAGAAGGCATCATCGAGCTGAAGGAGCGCGTCGATACGCTCATCGTCATTCCCAACCAGCGCCTGCTCTCCGTCGTGCCCAAAGGCACGCCGCTCACGGAAGCCTTTCGGCAGGCGGATGAAGTTTTATTGCACGCGACCAAAGGCATTTCGGATTTGATCTCGGTACCGGGTTTGATCAATCTCGATTTTGCCGATGTGAAAACGGTGATGGCGGAGATGGGCGACGCGTTGATGGGCGCGGGCCTGGCGAGCGGCGACGAGCGCGCGCTGCAAGCCGCGCAGCGAGCGATCTCCAGCCCTTTGTTGGAAGATGTTTCCATTGCCGGCGCTTTGGGTGTGCTCGTGAATATCACCGGCGGCGAGGATTTGACTTTGCACGAAGTGAATGACGCCACAACGGTGGTAAGTGAAGCCGCCGGCGCCGACGCCAACATCATTTTCGGCGCGGTGATCGACAAAGCCATGGCCAATCAAATTCGCGTCACCGTCATCGCCACCGGCTTTCACAAGAACGGTCGCCACGCGATGTCTACCCGCTTGCCGCGGCCCACGCGCTATTTCGACACGGCGCTGACCGAGCTGGATATTCCGGCGTATCAACGCAAAAGCAGCAATGGCGGCGCGCACAACGGCAACGGCGAGCCGATTATTCGCCCCTACGAAGAAGAAGTCGTCGTCGAGCCGCAGTCGGTGGATGATTACGACGTGCCAGCGTTTTTGAGAAAAAGGTTGGGTTGA
- the ftsW gene encoding putative lipid II flippase FtsW — translation MPIKDLKSSQARRLQLAEIDLTLLATVMVLLLLSIFFIYTASSARAERLYEDSAFFLKRQLLRVAIALAIMFFIARLDYHRVLRHAPPAYWFALAMLVFLLFAPESWMIRGSRRWIMLGPVQFQPSEFAKYALIFYLAGNLSKPDLDPENFVDGLLPQLILIGAVVLGVAWEPDLGTALSIASIALMMLFVAGAKLGHLFFLIFGAVLTAISMLWRVAYQRDRIESFMAALFGEGEPPWQVRQSLISLGNGGLFGVGLGQSKQKLLFLPDPFTDFIMAIVGEELGLIGTLAVIFLFFIIIWRGFHIAHRAPDRAGKLTAIGITTAIGWYALVNAGVVTHTMPTTGIPLPFVSYGGSALLMNLFGIGVLLNISQFTGSRSAGKNRLKMIPVANVRWFKDRKRF, via the coding sequence ATGCCGATCAAAGATCTCAAATCATCTCAGGCTAGACGGTTGCAGCTGGCCGAGATCGACTTGACTTTGCTCGCCACCGTCATGGTGTTGTTGCTGTTGAGTATTTTTTTTATCTACACCGCCAGCTCGGCAAGGGCGGAACGGCTTTATGAAGACAGCGCGTTCTTTCTCAAACGTCAGCTCCTCCGCGTCGCCATCGCGCTCGCCATCATGTTTTTCATCGCGCGCCTCGATTATCACCGCGTGCTGCGGCATGCACCACCAGCTTACTGGTTCGCGCTCGCCATGTTGGTGTTTCTGCTGTTCGCGCCGGAAAGCTGGATGATTCGCGGCTCGCGGCGCTGGATCATGCTCGGCCCGGTTCAATTTCAGCCCTCGGAGTTTGCCAAGTATGCGCTGATTTTTTATCTTGCCGGCAATCTCTCCAAGCCCGACCTCGATCCGGAAAATTTTGTTGACGGCCTTTTGCCGCAATTGATTCTCATCGGCGCCGTCGTGTTGGGCGTGGCCTGGGAACCGGATTTGGGCACCGCGCTGTCGATTGCCTCGATTGCCCTCATGATGCTCTTCGTCGCCGGCGCGAAACTCGGTCACTTGTTCTTTCTCATCTTTGGCGCGGTTCTTACCGCCATCTCGATGCTGTGGCGCGTGGCTTATCAACGCGACCGCATCGAGTCGTTCATGGCCGCCCTGTTCGGCGAGGGTGAGCCACCGTGGCAGGTACGCCAATCGTTGATTTCACTCGGCAATGGTGGTTTGTTCGGTGTTGGCCTCGGACAAAGCAAGCAAAAGCTGCTCTTTCTGCCTGATCCGTTCACGGATTTCATCATGGCCATCGTCGGAGAAGAGCTGGGTTTGATCGGCACGCTTGCGGTGATTTTCCTGTTCTTCATCATCATCTGGCGCGGCTTTCACATTGCGCATCGCGCGCCGGATCGTGCCGGAAAATTGACGGCCATTGGCATCACCACCGCCATCGGGTGGTACGCGCTCGTCAACGCTGGCGTCGTCACCCACACGATGCCCACCACCGGCATACCGCTGCCCTTCGTAAGCTACGGCGGTTCAGCCTTGCTGATGAATCTGTTCGGCATCGGCGTGTTGTTGAATATTTCGCAATTTACCGGCAGCCGGTCGGCAGGAAAAAACCGCCTGAAAATGATTCCGGTTGCCAATGTGCGTTGGTTCAAGGATCGCAAGCGTTTCTAA
- a CDS encoding sigma-54 dependent transcriptional regulator, with the protein MTRRQPLFLTNAELPHLIGQSEKIREVCRRIGQVAPTDATVLIQGESGTGKELVAHAIHFHSRRSCGPFIKVNCAALPETLIESELFGHVRGAFTGAARDRKGRFAEAEGGSILLDEIGSLSLASQAKLLRVLQEKEFEPVGSSATVKVDVRVIASCNHDLARAARAGVFREDLYYRLNVFSIALPPLRERREDVPLLAEHFFQKYAQLTNHDLCCISPEALQAMVDYDWPGNVRELENAIEHALIVETTNAIQLSSLPLPLNGCAARKNENLEFLALRERLRLCEKQTIQDALAHSHGVKKKAAELLGIHPKNLSHLLRKHGL; encoded by the coding sequence ATGACACGGAGACAGCCGTTATTTTTGACCAACGCCGAGCTGCCGCACCTCATAGGACAAAGCGAGAAAATTCGCGAGGTTTGCCGGCGCATTGGGCAGGTTGCGCCAACCGACGCCACCGTTTTAATTCAGGGCGAGAGCGGCACCGGCAAGGAGTTGGTCGCCCACGCCATCCATTTTCATAGCCGCCGCTCATGCGGACCTTTTATCAAGGTGAACTGCGCTGCTTTGCCCGAGACGCTGATAGAGAGTGAGCTTTTCGGGCATGTTCGCGGCGCCTTCACCGGCGCGGCGCGAGACCGCAAAGGCCGCTTCGCCGAAGCCGAGGGCGGCAGCATTCTGCTTGACGAAATCGGCTCCTTATCGCTCGCCAGCCAAGCCAAGCTGTTGCGCGTGCTGCAAGAAAAGGAATTTGAGCCGGTCGGTTCATCGGCGACGGTGAAAGTGGATGTGCGGGTTATCGCCTCGTGCAATCACGATTTGGCCCGGGCTGCTCGCGCCGGGGTTTTCCGCGAGGATTTGTATTATCGCCTCAACGTCTTTTCCATTGCCCTGCCGCCGTTGCGCGAGCGCCGCGAAGATGTGCCTCTGCTTGCCGAGCATTTTTTCCAAAAATATGCCCAGTTGACAAATCATGATCTCTGTTGCATCTCGCCGGAAGCGTTGCAGGCGATGGTCGATTATGACTGGCCGGGTAATGTGCGGGAATTGGAAAACGCCATCGAGCATGCGCTCATCGTCGAGACGACGAATGCTATTCAGCTTTCGAGTTTGCCGCTGCCATTGAACGGCTGCGCGGCTCGAAAAAACGAAAACCTTGAATTCCTTGCCTTGCGTGAAAGATTGCGTCTCTGTGAAAAGCAGACCATCCAAGATGCCCTCGCCCACAGCCACGGCGTTAAAAAGAAAGCGGCGGAATTGCTGGGAATCCATCCGAAGAATTTGAGCCACCTGCTGCGAAAGCATGGGTTGTAA
- a CDS encoding XisI protein — translation MDTTTVEKYRAIIRQVINKYAQFKPSHGNIRTEAIIDPEHDHYELIHAGWDGPNRIHGSVIHIDIIGDKVWVEYDGTSTGVVDDLEEAGIPKEHIVLGFKSPRMRKYTGYAVA, via the coding sequence ATGGATACAACAACAGTAGAGAAATATCGAGCCATCATACGCCAAGTCATCAACAAATACGCCCAGTTCAAGCCGTCGCATGGAAACATCAGAACCGAAGCGATTATCGACCCTGAGCATGATCATTATGAGTTGATCCATGCCGGATGGGATGGCCCGAACCGTATTCACGGCAGTGTGATTCATATTGACATCATTGGTGACAAGGTGTGGGTGGAGTACGACGGCACCAGCACTGGAGTTGTTGATGATCTTGAAGAAGCCGGCATTCCCAAAGAGCACATTGTCCTCGGCTTCAAATCACCGCGGATGAGAAAATACACTGGCTACGCGGTTGCATAA
- a CDS encoding transglutaminase family protein — protein MYTLCPSTPPKIYHGHIPKGYAGTLATVQYISDLIKQGAKDFCVRQMAIGILRQYRVSPKDYLGEICALFDWVKNNIRYTKDTYRVELLHSARRMLELRAGDCDDMTILLAAMLESVGHPVRLVIVGRNLRRKNQFSHIYLETLYRDRWIALDPTMNKPAGWAPKAPNKKIIALP, from the coding sequence ATGTATACCTTATGCCCATCGACTCCACCGAAAATTTATCATGGTCACATTCCCAAAGGCTATGCCGGCACTCTGGCGACGGTGCAGTACATCAGCGATTTGATTAAACAAGGCGCGAAGGATTTTTGTGTTCGGCAGATGGCGATCGGCATATTACGGCAGTATCGGGTGAGTCCGAAGGATTATTTGGGCGAAATCTGCGCGCTCTTTGATTGGGTCAAAAACAATATTCGTTATACCAAAGACACTTACAGGGTAGAATTGCTTCATTCGGCGCGGCGAATGTTGGAGTTGCGTGCCGGCGATTGCGATGACATGACCATTCTATTGGCGGCCATGTTGGAATCAGTCGGCCATCCGGTGCGATTGGTCATCGTAGGACGAAACCTTCGACGTAAAAACCAGTTCTCACACATTTATCTCGAAACCCTTTATCGTGACCGGTGGATAGCTTTGGATCCCACGATGAACAAACCAGCCGGATGGGCGCCAAAAGCGCCAAACAAAAAAATTATTGCGCTGCCATGA
- a CDS encoding UDP-N-acetylmuramoyl-tripeptide--D-alanyl-D-alanine ligase, which produces MPLILTLGEVLQACGEAARFAGDPSRLTQRPAAISTDSRKCRAGEIFVALRGEKFDGHQFVATSLAAGALAAVVESSWFDAQKTPRGNFIVVEDTLLALQQAGHTIRKRWGKTVVAITGSNGKTTVKELVASVLAQNQSVHKTAGNLNNHLGVPLTLAELSHGHDLAVVEMGMNHYGEIARLCEIAEPNYGLITNVGRAHLEFFKTLDGVAKAKGELFDYLHRHDGIIFLNADEAKLKTVLPSGAKAITYGLQQPAQIQGKIVSIDENGCVTLAWRDQNIHLAIAGAHNASNALAAIAVGEHFGIAPEKIRSALESAQPVDKRMQIFRRGNLTIINDAYNANPESMQAALEFLAAMPIQAGGRRIAVLGDMLELGEAAPSAHEEIGVMLRELPIHAVFAHGPNMKHLAQAIGETKWVEHFEHKARLSAEVGRSLRPGDVLLFKGSRGMAMEEIIEKLPVV; this is translated from the coding sequence ATGCCTCTAATCTTGACCCTCGGCGAAGTGCTGCAAGCGTGTGGCGAAGCGGCGCGTTTCGCCGGCGACCCCTCGCGATTGACGCAAAGACCGGCAGCAATTTCCACCGATTCGAGAAAATGCCGGGCCGGTGAGATTTTTGTGGCGTTGCGAGGTGAAAAATTCGACGGCCATCAATTCGTCGCCACGTCGTTGGCGGCGGGCGCACTGGCCGCAGTAGTGGAATCGAGCTGGTTTGATGCGCAAAAAACGCCGCGCGGAAATTTCATCGTTGTCGAAGACACCTTGCTCGCCTTGCAGCAAGCCGGTCATACGATTCGGAAGCGCTGGGGAAAAACCGTTGTCGCCATCACCGGCAGCAACGGCAAAACCACCGTCAAAGAGCTGGTTGCGAGTGTGTTGGCGCAAAATCAATCGGTTCATAAAACCGCCGGCAATTTGAACAACCACCTCGGCGTCCCGCTCACGCTGGCGGAATTGAGTCATGGTCACGATCTCGCCGTCGTCGAAATGGGCATGAATCATTATGGCGAGATCGCGCGCCTTTGCGAAATCGCCGAACCGAACTACGGCTTGATCACCAACGTCGGCCGGGCGCATCTGGAATTTTTCAAAACGCTCGACGGCGTCGCCAAAGCCAAGGGCGAGCTTTTTGATTATTTGCATCGTCATGACGGAATCATTTTTTTGAATGCCGATGAGGCAAAATTAAAAACAGTTTTGCCCTCGGGCGCCAAAGCCATCACCTATGGTTTGCAGCAACCAGCGCAGATTCAGGGAAAAATCGTCAGCATCGACGAAAACGGCTGCGTGACGCTCGCCTGGCGTGATCAGAATATTCATCTTGCGATTGCCGGCGCGCATAACGCCAGCAATGCGTTGGCCGCCATCGCCGTCGGCGAGCATTTCGGCATCGCGCCGGAGAAAATTCGTTCGGCGCTCGAAAGCGCCCAGCCGGTTGACAAACGCATGCAAATTTTCCGGCGCGGCAATTTGACCATCATCAACGATGCTTACAACGCCAATCCCGAATCCATGCAAGCGGCGCTGGAATTTTTGGCGGCGATGCCGATTCAAGCCGGCGGCCGCCGCATCGCGGTTTTGGGCGATATGCTCGAGCTCGGCGAAGCCGCGCCCTCGGCGCACGAAGAAATCGGCGTCATGCTGCGCGAGCTTCCGATTCACGCCGTGTTCGCGCATGGCCCGAACATGAAGCATTTGGCGCAGGCCATCGGCGAAACGAAATGGGTGGAACATTTTGAACACAAAGCGCGCCTCAGCGCCGAAGTCGGCCGTTCCCTCCGCCCCGGCGACGTGCTGTTGTTCAAAGGCAGCCGCGGCATGGCGATGGAGGAGATTATTGAAAAGCTGCCGGTAGTTTAA
- a CDS encoding FtsQ-type POTRA domain-containing protein, protein MAIKKYGKIFFFSTMLMLAGLQMGKWMNRDTGFRVEKVMVTGCKMLAESEVIAAAKVPMFRSIFDVEFSPIAERVEALPYVQKAQVTRVFPSTIVIAVKERKPLALINHAGLWPVDEESVILPRLQSQRRLNDPVSYDTPILSGVAFSKFANDKKLATTNKRVVDFLATLRATNAMLYHSISEVNLNTKGHLTFYLMEGGVPVYLGDDKWMEKCERLFIFLQHVKPASGKFLTIDLRYDNQIVTRES, encoded by the coding sequence ATGGCCATCAAAAAATACGGTAAAATATTTTTCTTCTCGACGATGTTGATGCTGGCCGGTTTGCAAATGGGAAAATGGATGAATCGTGATACCGGCTTTCGGGTCGAGAAAGTGATGGTGACCGGCTGCAAAATGCTGGCGGAGTCGGAAGTCATTGCCGCCGCCAAAGTGCCGATGTTTCGCTCGATTTTCGACGTCGAATTTTCGCCGATTGCCGAGCGCGTCGAAGCGCTGCCTTATGTTCAGAAAGCGCAGGTCACGCGCGTCTTTCCTTCGACCATCGTCATTGCCGTCAAAGAACGCAAGCCGCTGGCGCTGATCAACCACGCCGGCCTCTGGCCGGTCGATGAAGAAAGCGTGATCTTGCCGCGGCTGCAATCGCAGCGCCGGCTCAACGACCCGGTCAGTTATGATACACCGATTCTTTCCGGCGTCGCGTTTTCCAAATTCGCCAACGACAAGAAACTCGCGACGACGAACAAACGTGTCGTCGATTTTTTGGCGACATTACGCGCGACCAACGCCATGCTTTATCACAGCATCTCGGAAGTCAATTTGAATACCAAAGGCCATCTGACGTTTTACTTGATGGAAGGCGGCGTGCCGGTTTATCTCGGCGACGACAAGTGGATGGAAAAATGCGAGCGCCTTTTCATTTTTTTACAGCATGTCAAGCCGGCGTCGGGAAAATTTTTAACCATTGATTTGCGGTACGATAATCAAATCGTGACGCGAGAGAGCTGA
- the ftsA gene encoding cell division protein FtsA: MIVDYICALDIGTTKICALIAEVDEHNQIKIIGMGNAPSEGLRRGVVINLDRTVQSILRAKEEAERMAGVEIKSVYAGIAGDHIRSVNGRGVVAVSGEDHIISPDDKRRVIDAAKAVALPFDREIIHILPQEFIVDDQRGIDDPVGMSGVRLEAEVHIVTGAVTSAQNICRCIERAGMGVHDLVLEPLASSYSTLTDDEKNLGVVVLDIGGGTTDIAMFYEGCIRHTAIVGLGGRNVTNDLAHGLRTPLDQAEAIKIAHGSAIHLENEREEVFDVPGVGGRVPRKISRNVLVDIIQPRAEEILSLAFNEIKKSDYVHLMTSGAVLTGGCAMLPGMVELAEEIFNMPVKLGTPNSVKSVTDEVYKPNHATGVGLILYGFHSKGSGDHLLVESETHLFDKIAERMKRWFGGIGR; the protein is encoded by the coding sequence ATGATCGTCGATTACATTTGCGCGCTGGATATTGGCACCACGAAGATTTGCGCGTTGATCGCCGAGGTCGACGAGCACAATCAAATCAAGATTATCGGCATGGGCAATGCGCCCTCGGAAGGCTTGCGCCGCGGCGTCGTGATCAATCTCGACCGCACGGTGCAGTCGATTTTGCGCGCGAAAGAAGAGGCCGAGCGCATGGCCGGCGTCGAAATCAAATCGGTTTATGCCGGCATTGCCGGCGATCACATTCGCAGCGTCAACGGCCGCGGCGTCGTTGCCGTCTCCGGCGAAGATCACATCATTTCACCGGATGATAAACGGCGCGTCATCGACGCCGCCAAAGCGGTGGCGTTGCCGTTCGACCGCGAGATCATTCATATTCTGCCGCAAGAGTTCATCGTTGACGATCAGCGCGGCATCGACGATCCGGTCGGCATGAGCGGCGTGCGCCTCGAGGCCGAGGTTCACATCGTCACCGGCGCCGTCACCTCGGCGCAAAACATCTGCCGCTGCATCGAACGCGCCGGCATGGGCGTGCACGATCTGGTGCTCGAGCCGCTGGCCTCGAGTTATTCAACGCTGACCGATGACGAAAAAAATCTCGGCGTCGTCGTGCTCGATATTGGCGGCGGCACCACGGACATCGCCATGTTCTACGAAGGCTGCATCCGCCACACTGCCATCGTCGGGCTTGGCGGCAGAAACGTCACCAATGATTTGGCGCATGGCCTGCGCACGCCGCTGGATCAAGCCGAGGCCATTAAAATTGCGCATGGCAGCGCGATTCACCTGGAGAACGAGCGCGAAGAAGTTTTTGACGTGCCGGGCGTCGGCGGCCGCGTGCCGCGCAAGATTTCCCGCAACGTGCTGGTCGATATCATTCAACCGCGCGCCGAAGAAATTCTCAGTTTGGCTTTCAATGAAATCAAGAAATCCGATTACGTGCATCTGATGACGTCCGGCGCCGTGCTCACCGGCGGCTGCGCCATGCTGCCGGGCATGGTGGAATTGGCCGAGGAAATTTTCAACATGCCGGTCAAGCTCGGCACGCCGAACAGCGTGAAATCCGTGACCGATGAGGTTTATAAACCCAATCACGCCACCGGCGTCGGCTTGATCCTGTATGGCTTTCACAGCAAAGGAAGCGGCGATCACCTGCTGGTTGAAAGTGAAACGCATTTGTTCGACAAGATCGCGGAACGCATGAAACGCTGGTTTGGCGGCATTGGACGTTAA
- the murG gene encoding undecaprenyldiphospho-muramoylpentapeptide beta-N-acetylglucosaminyltransferase, with protein MIESLRVVFAGGGTGGHLYPAIAIAEAFKRRMTEFAGVFIGTPRGIEARVIPPLGYRLELVPVRGLLRKLSPGNLLVPFYLVKSVWQCWRLFKKFDPHLIIGTGGYVSGPALLAAWLSRRKFFVQEQNSFPGLVNRWLGERAEVVFLSFEESKKFFRKQEHLRVVGNPVRANLAGGNREAAAQKWSLKADRITLLVFGGSQGARRINELVLEILPRLDSIKNFQMLWATGPQHFDQIAAQAATLRHVKIVSYIDDMASAYALADFALCRAGATTIFELTNCGLPSILVPFPFATADHQTFNARALEHAGAARVLIERELMAETLFKNIHDLATDTEARKQMAAAAKKLARPQAAMEIVEVCLTYVDELD; from the coding sequence ATGATAGAATCGTTGCGCGTCGTTTTTGCCGGTGGCGGCACCGGCGGACATCTTTATCCGGCCATCGCCATCGCCGAAGCTTTCAAAAGACGCATGACGGAATTTGCCGGTGTCTTCATCGGAACGCCGCGCGGAATTGAAGCGCGCGTCATTCCGCCGCTCGGTTATCGTTTGGAACTCGTGCCGGTGCGCGGGCTGTTGCGCAAACTGTCGCCGGGCAATCTGCTCGTGCCGTTTTATCTCGTCAAAAGCGTTTGGCAATGCTGGCGCCTGTTCAAAAAATTTGACCCGCATCTGATCATCGGCACCGGCGGTTATGTCAGCGGCCCGGCTCTGCTCGCAGCGTGGCTGAGCCGCCGCAAATTTTTCGTGCAGGAACAAAACAGTTTTCCGGGATTGGTCAACCGCTGGCTGGGCGAACGCGCTGAAGTTGTTTTTCTCAGCTTTGAAGAAAGCAAAAAGTTTTTTCGCAAACAAGAACATCTGCGCGTCGTCGGCAATCCGGTGCGGGCGAATTTAGCCGGCGGAAATCGAGAAGCGGCGGCGCAAAAATGGAGCTTAAAAGCCGATCGCATTACGCTGCTGGTGTTCGGCGGCAGTCAAGGCGCAAGACGAATCAACGAGCTGGTTTTGGAAATTTTGCCGCGACTTGATTCGATCAAAAACTTTCAAATGTTGTGGGCAACCGGCCCGCAGCATTTCGATCAAATCGCCGCGCAAGCCGCGACTTTGCGCCATGTGAAAATTGTTTCATATATCGATGACATGGCCTCGGCCTACGCTCTCGCGGATTTCGCGCTCTGCCGCGCCGGCGCCACCACGATCTTTGAATTGACCAACTGCGGCTTGCCGTCGATTCTCGTGCCGTTTCCGTTCGCCACGGCGGATCATCAGACCTTCAACGCCCGCGCGCTCGAGCACGCCGGCGCCGCGCGGGTGCTGATTGAAAGAGAGCTGATGGCTGAAACGCTTTTTAAAAATATTCACGATTTGGCCACGGACACTGAGGCTCGAAAACAAATGGCCGCTGCCGCGAAAAAGCTGGCGCGGCCTCAGGCAGCGATGGAGATTGTTGAGGTTTGTTTGACGTATGTTGATGAACTTGACTGA